The genomic DNA TTTCTTACGAATAagaagcttctgaatcgattaggCAATTGATTAGAAGCCACCGAATCAattggtatgactcaccaatcgattatGGGTTTGAAAAAGAGTCGTTCTATAGATTGTTGGATGGTCGGCTGATGTgacaatcgattaaaaaaaaccTAATCAATTAGAAGGCAAAAAAGCAGTTCAAACAACGTCCATATAAAGGGGAGTCCATCTAGGATTTTCACCGTCGATTCTTAGGtgtttggagaagaattgatgctGCATTTTCTATCACCAAGAGACAatccaaagcaagaaaagagcaagcaaaGCAAGTTTCATATTGTAAAGTCATTTCCGATTTCTTTTGTGACATATTTTGCatttcttatttgtatttcttgtgCTTGAGCTTGTACGAAACTTTTCCGCCTCTTAGAATGAAGTTTTCATAGTGTATCTGTAAGTGAGaagtggacccttggattagtcaccttaaggaggtggataccaaataaaaagTAAGGGTGTTAGCATTATGAAGATTTTTTGCTTCGAGTATTCACTGCAAATCAAAAGCGAACAAAGCTATTCATcgcccccccctctagctctctACGTATCCAGACATGCTACACTGTAGCAATCGATTTGGTGGGGCATTACTATGCTGATAAACAGTGTCTGAATCAATTAGTATACTATAACAATTAGGGATGTCAATTTTGCTCACGGGTTCAAGGTCTCGTGGGAAAAACCCAAAATGGGGgcgaatttagaaaatttttacggGTTCAGGTTCAAGGATTTTTCAAATCCTAGCAAGTTGATTAGGGTGGGTATGAGGATGCTATCCTCATCCTTGAACCCACCTCGATACGACATGATGGAAGACGGAGATGAGGGCGAGGATGAAGATTCCCCCatttccttttaaattttttctcGGAGATGGCATGAGGACAGTTATCAGAATTTAATCCCTATGAGGTCGGGGATAGAGATTCCTCGGTTAAACAAATCGAGAGGGCGTCAACAACCAATAAAAAGCGTGCATCCACGAAAGCGAAGAGAAATGGAAAAATTGCTAAGTGTCGCCGCCAACCATCTCGACCAGCACAGATCTCTGACTAATTAGTAGCCGGGTGGAGGATTTAAACTTAAGTGTGTAAAGGATAGTCGAGAGGTGGCTCTAAAACCAGGAATATAAATGATAGCTGAGCAGCGGCTCTAAACTCAGGTGTGAAATTAATTAGTCGAGCGACGACTTAAATTGACTTCAATGGTTACCATATCCAAGCTACGGCTCCAAGCTCAGGTCAGTAAGATAAAGCAAAATGATGATTATGAAGATGATATGAGCCGATCAGATGCTCGGAAACAGAGAATGCCCAATCAGGGGAAGGTCATTAAAGAcgctacttgtccagtcagtcggacttacagccttttcgactaaacttgaggggaagacttgtgatgtgACAATAAAGGGGGCCCACCTGTTGGGACCaaaatatagctagaggggggagggggggtgaatagctcgtcgcgctcctcgtgctcttcgttgcttgtttcttcaatgatatgcagcggaaatacaagaaacaaaacatataacgctaacacaaaggatttacttggtatccacctcaagatgaggtgactaatccaaggattcacacacacgagcactctccattatgaaaacactcctttacggtaactaccgaaggcagagaagcctttacaaactcacacaacaaacaagaagaagcaaatacaagtaaatcttacaagatcgtgtacaataaaccctagctagcttcttcctcttgcttgggatgcctcttgaccttggaaacgctgctccaagaagcttcaagaactggcggtgagctctGGAGAAAAATCCTCTAAGATCGCTGTGTAGATCGGGAGTGAACAGTGCGAGAgctgccgaaggaatcgcacgccaacgactttattcagcgccaacggtcgaatcccgatcgattggattgctcccaatcgattggggagactttggatcgatcggtcgatcgatccagagcgcctctgtgctctcgggaattgcctggatcaatcggccgatcgatccagggcttatcgcgcagaatcacacctcccaatcgatcgggcgatcgattgggagctctggatcgatcggctgatcgatccagcgttgtTATATGTGATTGcgagcctctcccaatcgatccactgatcgattgggaggaagcttgtcgcggggactcacccaatcgattgaccgatcgattgggcatgagccaatcgatcgactaatcgatccagctccttgattttacccaaaatcaagtccaaagtcccctaaaccaacattcggtcaactatgacctgttggtacatcatgtctagcatccggtcacccttgacctgctagaactcgctcatcaagtgtccaatcaatccctttgacccacttggactttcctcctcgtgtcaagtatccggtcaatccctttgacctacttggactttctaacaccagatgtccgatcagccttgatccatctggatttcctcgtgcttggcttcactcaccaggactttcccaattgtctggcttcactcaccaggacttcccatactgcatagcttcactcactaggactttccctttacctggcttcactcaccaggactttccatactgcctagcttcactcactaggtctttcacctggcttcactcaccaggattttcatctgcctggcttcactcaccaggacttcccttctgcctagcttcactcactaggtctttccagtcaagtatccagtcaaccttgacctacttgactctccttcacaatcttcccacatgaacaatcgcacctgcaatctccatgtgttgtctacatgtattgtcaaatatcgaaacccaaacatcaagactcgagcttgaatcaactcaagctcagtcaactaggtcaaccttaacctagggaatattacaccaacaccACCAAGTCTGGGTCAAAGGCGGAGATAGCAGCTGACGTAGaagtcaaagttaaggtggtcaTCGGTGGTCAACGGTCCCACCAAAGATGGCCGAGTGGGAATCGACGCCAACTGTCGATCGGCTATGAAGTGTTCGATCGGCCAGGTGGCTCATCTGAGCAGAACGCCGTCCGGTCAGGCCCACTACGGAAAGAACATCAGATGCTCATTATGGATCAGGTCGGGCGAAAATAATCTACTGAACCAAGTCACTACGGGGAAAAGCAGCAGAGGTTAATTGAGCAGAGGAGTCTaggtcgagcggctatcccgctcgaccgAACAGTAGGACCATTCCTATATCTCTTAATATCTCATTGGGAGGTAATGCCGCTGATAATAGGGGATCGTCAACAGGCGAATCGTACGATGAAAGTTTCTACTGTCTCATCAGGGATTTGCATGTCTTATTAAATTATGGTGTTAGAgatacttttctgacatgtcttttcatagGGCAGTTGGGAAAGTGTGTCCATGCCTTGAGGAGTGTGTGCGTGGCCCACTAGGGCACTATATAAAAGGGGGTCAATGCACCGGCGAAAGTATGTGTTATTCACTGTTCACGCTTATGCTTTCACTGTTGCTACATTGCTCCATTTTCTACTGTTCTGGTGATTGATTTAAGCGTCAGAAGGTCAACGCCAGGGACCCCCTCCCTGACCCGGCACTAATGTTTCCAGTGTTGTAGAGCAGAGCGGAGTCTTCACGCGATCAATCGACATGCCACATTCCCAGCTAGCATTCATCatgattttcggacaggatcaacattCATTAGTACTTTCTGATTTATCTTGATAGCCGATAAAAAACTTTAGTTCATAGCTGTTGATTCAGAATACTATTGTGTTGATGGACAGTGTCGAATTGATTACTATAATGTAGTAATCGAttaaaaatatgatttatatttaaaaaattattgctcgtGTATGGAAATGACATTGGTgagcataaatataataaaaaatattagacGAATATATATGACCTGATTCTATGTCATTATAAATTTTCTAGGTTTATTAGTCGATTTCGACCAAAATGAATAAGATTTGttatattaagagcaatgattttttaaatacaaattaaaatttttaattgattgcAACAATATAGCAAAGGGTGTAAATGAACTAATCCGCTTATGAGCTATTCAaatctcgattcgataaaagctcgtttgaactCGTTTAATGAGGTTCATTAAGATAGacaagtcaaactcaagtttcacaatactctactcgttagctcgtgaatatattcgttaagctcatgaatcaatttttaaatgaaaaaaataatagttttgatattgaatttatagattttacactctacttatgaaaaatatagacaaatatattaaatttatttattagaataaaataataaattttaataatattattataattttctctaaatatataatttagtttttaatgaatatttaaatttatagtttatatttattaagcttaataaaaagcTCGAATAAACTcatgagtcatgaatatatttgttaaataaaactcgagctcggctcgattataaatgagtcaaactcaaatattcaagagctcggctcgactcgattacacccctaaatATAACAATTGATTTGAGACATTACTATACTAATGGTGGTAATCGCCCTAGAGCTTCCATAAGCCCGTTCCCAGGCCAATACGGAAGAGATAAATCATAGATGATTACTAACCTTGGCAATTGAATAGCGCATGGGGGAGACTAGCCATCCAACTACTAGCTGGGATATGACCCTTAGACCTCATGGTGGGAACACCATCATGCACTAGCTACCTATCCGTTCTGAGAGAACAACATTTCTATTCTAATGAGCAGTATCTAAATTGATTGCTACATTATAATAATTGATTAAGGTAAATACAAATGAATATGgaaggataaaaataaaaattaaatatatgatttgataattttaaatttatcatccTGATTTAGGCATAGGGATGGTAATGGGTCAGATTCGGGGTCgaattctatatcctccgtacccatacctatcgggtataggatctccaatgggtatactcatacccattaaaagatcggatatcttctacagttatacttttttttctttctatccaattattatcattcaataaaaatatattaaaattaacatcctattaaaaaaatatatatataatttaaaaaatagattaaacatctatatactcTCCTTttaatatcaataaaaatagtatattgattttggaaaaaataaaattttctttaatatatgtatatatattatttaatcgggtattcaggTCGGGTAtcaggtattgatagtccctccatataTATATCTTCTTccatattatttaatcgggtattcaggTCGGGTATCATGTATTAATAATCCCTCTATATTCTCTTCCATTCGGGTCGAATATCTGATCCGGAtttcgggtgaaattgtcattCCTATTTAGACATTTTGTAACTTTGACTATGTTGTCtagtaaattattattattttttataataccTTAGGGCCATGCTACAGTGGCTAAGCTTTCCAAACAGATCAGACCTTCCAAACTCTTAATTTAGACATCTAAAATCTGAATCTCAGTTGAAGTGTACTATAAAGATTTTAGAGACAATAAATCTAAGAAAGCTAATCACCTGGAGCTCAGAGCTCGGAGACTGGAGGCCGGAGCCATTAGTCAGTTGGAATAAGCGGATATATTATATAAAAACATagtaataattataacagaaataGCGTTATTTCTAAATAATGGCTTAGACCCCCGCAAATCACAATTATTAAACCTTAGGATGCGTTTGGTTCGGGATTattcttgataatcttggttatccatccaaggttatcaacaaaaaccttgtttggtttaggtattcgatgattcctaAGTAATGTTTCATgctcgacacgtcagcaaaagggtcatgcagcccggaatcattttctggaaaacgcgcgttttttggaaaatggtgtttggtttgcgttttccgcacgcgttttctaaaaaattggctatcgttttctagaaaaacagagaatgacaaaaagtcgttttctgttttctagaaaacgcgcgttttccagaaaatgaaaatgaaaacggtgtaaaccaaacgcaccctaggtttttgttgattccggggttaacgatttttttttaccaaaaataccctccgataagaaaaaacatgcaaaaaagagaaaaaatataaaaaaatatttaaaaatgtaaaaaaataaaaaaatgttttaaaaattttaaaaatttattttttaaaaaaaaaataattaaaaaaaataaaaattttaaaaataaaaaataaaaattttaaaaatgataaaaaattttaaaaaatttaaaattttttaaaaaagaataataaaaatttaacatttttaaaaattttaaaaaatttaacatttttaaaaattttaaaaaattttaaaaaataaagaaaaatttaaaaattttaaaaataaaaaaaattaaaaataaaataaataaataaaaattaaaatttaaaaaatgtaaaaaaattaaaaaaaatataaatataaataatataaaaatataaaaacattaaaaaataaaaaacacataaaaaaataaaaaaatatacaaggaaaaagaaaagtaaaaaaataaaataataaaataataaaataataaataataataataataataataatattatgtatagttgattttgtaattgagggtaatatgataaaatattaaactaaggtatttattaaaatatttaaacaaacaagtttttgttgccgtTACAAAATCAAATCGAAGCTGCTCGCTCAGTCGCAATTTCTCGGATTCGTTGGGGCGACGACGCCATTCTTCAATCTTCGTTGAATCTTCGCTGATGCCTGTAGCGGAAGAGCGGGAATGCTGCACGAACTCCTCCTCGCGCTTCTCGGCTTCACAGGCGACTTCGTCATCGACGAGCGGGAGCAGGCAGAAACCCTAGGTCTGGATTCGCACCACCAGTTCCCGGAGGAGCCCACCTTCAAACTCGCCCCAGATCTATCCTTCCTCCACCCCTCCGAAAGGTTCGAAGTAGTTTGATAATGATTTGCACTCAGTTCTCACCCTGTAAGAATAGATTGTGAAAGTTATTTTGTATGCTGTTATTCCTAACTGATAATGTTTAGATGTAAATTGTTTGCATCCTATAATATgaatgttaatccaatttttttcAGGAGCCTTATTGAAAGGCTTGTATCGTTAGGTTTCTACTATAAGGAACTTGATCAATTTGCCACCAAATCACGGAATTTAAGTTTTATACATTCAGCAAAAAGTTTCTCTTTATCTCAAGACCTTGAAGTTCAGAAAGACAAAGTGAGAAAAGGAAGTGCATATCGAAGGACCGTTGCTAATGGCCTTGTGGAGATTTTATCAGTTTATAGAGCTGCCGTCCTTCAGATTGAGCAGAATTTGCTCTCTGATCCACTGCCTATTTTGGCAACTGTGACCCAAGGCCTGAATAaggtatttttaatttttgtatacTGGAAATTTTTATAGAAATTTGGGATAATGAGTTTTGTGTTATCTAAATTTTTCTTATCAttgttaaattaggaaaatttccattttttgtttgtttagtATTGCGTTATTGAACATTGTTCTTATTTAGTTTTTTCTTGTTGgtaattattgaaaaaaaaacattttagttTGAGGTTCTTTTACCTCCTCTGTACGAACTCGTCGTGGAAATTGAACGCGAAGACATACGAGGAGGACAACTACTCAATCTTTTGCACAAGCGTTGCCATTGTGGTGTTCCTGAATTGCAAGCATGCATTCAAAGGTAGTTTCTTTTGTATCACTTCCAAAGCTTTGATAACTCATTTTTCTAATCATTTGCATGACCATCAGTGAACACAATGGGATGCttgtcttttcatttttctagttGATGCAGGGCTCAACTACGCAATTTAGATATCACTGCTATAAATTTAGAACAGATGTCTCATCACTTGAAAATATTTGTATGTATCTATTGTTGGCTCCTGAGTTAGAGCATATGATATTTTCTCGTTTTATTAAGAATGCATTTGTTGAAAAGAGAAAGATCATTCAGTTcaataaagattaaaaaaaaaaacttgtgtgTGTGATCTATATCTGACACTTTAGTACAAATTTGAAGCAGCTACCTATGTTAGGCTCTGTACCTTGGGTATAGGTTTACATTGGACACTTATATCTTGTTATTTTCCAGATCTGCTAAATTTCACCTTTTTAAGATTTCATGCCACATTTGAATTTTCACAAGTCTTTTGAATTTGATCACTTACTGTTATAGAACTGAATATTTTGTTTTCACCATTGCATTTACACAGAAGTTGAGCTTATCTTCTATATGTTTATTTTCTTGGTTTTTGTGTGCAAAAACATAGGCTTCTGTGGCATGGTCATCAGGTTATGTACAACCAACTTGCGTCTTGGATGGTATATGGTATCCTTCAAGATCAGCATGGGGAATTTTTCATCCAGAGGTATTTGAGTTTAAAGAAAGTGCAACTATCAACTAGATAAAAGGGcgcataaaactttcctttctttgtgTTATTTTGCAGATTCCTTTTATGATGTTTAATGTATAGAAAAAATCTATAGCATATCCTTTGGATAAATTTTTCTTTGACGTGCCTAATTCAACCACTTGTCCTCAAGGATCCATGATCTTTTTCTCTCAGTTCTTCGTTAAGGAATTCTGTGGCTTGCTAGTTCATTACATTCCTAGCTAATTTCTTTGGTATTCaactaaaataaaactaatttctTTAGTATTCAACTAAAATCAAACTCTACTTTTCTAGGGAAGCTAGTACACAATCCTGCAAATGCTTCGTTGGAAGGTCAATAGTGCATGGTCTCAACCCTTGCAAGCTAGACATTAAAATATGGCTGCTCAGGCAGTTGAGGAGCAGCCTTACTGTTACCCTCTAATTCCTGTTCGAATAATTATCTCAAGCACTAGCTATGCCATCATCCCGATGATCAATCATCAACAAACTAGAAACTTCGGTAGTGCCAACCATTTATGGTCAGCCCTTGGACCTTATCCTTTCAATGAGCTCTATGCAAGCTATCAAATTTTTATGACATGCTCATAGGGCTTAGACATTCTAGGTTGACTGCCAGGTGTAATACATCtcttaatttttttcattttcgcACAACATTGACATTGTATTGTTGTTATACATTTGATAATGATGCAGTGCTTGAAAGCTTATTTAGCTTTGTAATTAGTCGAACCATTACCATATTCAACGAAGATCTTTTTTGTGTGTAACTCAGTTAGTTAATTAGCTCTTAATTATTAGGAAGTTGGAGATGATGATCTCATAGTTTGAATATATAATTGAATTTGTACCCAAATCGTGGGAGGCAGAATAAGGAGGACACTTGCATGTGAGAAGAACTAGAGTGTGTGacaaattattaaaatgaatCCTATTATTTATTTTATCGTCATAGATATTTATTTTGGCTTGTAGTAAAACTTTGGCTTCATTTATTGAATTTCTAATAAACTATATAAATGTTTGAAAAAtggtttttcaattttttaaacattAAATTTGTCAATGTTGTAGTTAAGGTATTGTTTCATGGTAAGGTTTCTATCCTTGATTTAAATGGTGAAGTATTGGTACCTTGTCCGTCGTGCTAACACTTTGCAAGCTTCAAGGCATTAAAGCATGTGGATACTGATTCCTTTAATTCCCTCTCAATTAGTTTAGTTCCCTCCCAATATACAAAACGCTTAGACGCGTGATGAAGTATGCCTagatgaatttaaatgatatttactCCTTCAATCTCCTTTCTCTTAGATTTTTGTACCTATAACTCTTAAGACTATAGAATTAGATAATCAATTGAGTTGAAATTTTATTGTATCATACTTTCTCAACACTTTGACATACTTAGCGCACACCAGAGCATGTTGGTCTCTTGGGATGTAGTTGTTTTACTCTTTAATGTCCGTCCATGCCTGTTTACTTTTTTTAAAGGAAGAATATAACATTTAAATTGCCAATTCAATTAAAATTTGGCTATACAAAATATAACAAATATCTCAATTAACAAATATTAGTTGTTGTATCATTTGTTGAATCCATCCCACATGGGCAACATTAAAAAGATTACTCATGCCAACCAATATCAGATTCCAGCAATTTATCAGAATTGTAAATTTCAGCAGTACTGCCTGGCAGAACATGAAATTTCAAACTCAAGTTGTAGCTTACAACAAATATGAACCTAAATAGCATTATAGGAGCAGTGTTATTACATTGAATATATAATCTGCAGTTACATTagcatttgaaaattctttaatgATTTTGCAGACAAGATGGAAGGAGTGACGATAGTGAGTTATCTCATTCTGAACAAATCAAAAAGTTTATGGAGAAATCAGCTGATGACACAACTCTAACGGATTGGCACTCAGGATTTCATATATCTTTGGTATACTATGATAGATCTAAACCTATATCTCAATCATTTGAAGTTATCTACATGAATTTTATCTCACCAATTATATCTCTGCATTATATGTTGACTATTTTTGCAATTGTTATCTAGAACATCTTTGACTTTAATTGTTcgtcttttctctttataaaatTTATCAGTGATGTTTGGAAACCTCTATTTTTTGCCTAAACCTTGATGTAAAAAGATGGAGAGTTGCTTAGGCACTGACAACTAGTGTGAAACTACATCAAATTTGAAATTTATGCTTTTCAGTCTCTGTCATTGAAACAGACAGATTGAACACTTTAGTAGAGTAGAGTTCAAACTGCCATTTCCACTACCAAACTTTATCTTGAGTGGAACACTTGGACTTCAATTTGTTTGCATGAACTATGAGACCAAACATTCGACGCTTGTTGCTGGAGATTTGGATGTTAATGGACTAATATGGTGCGATTATTTTGGAAGTGTCCCTAGATCTGGACATGTAATCCAATCAGGTTAGATTCTCAAAATTGTCATGTCACCAGGTGCTCGAGTACTCATCCATATGCCCAAGCACAGGGAGGTGAGACCAGAGTGTCTAAAGTGCTTGTTGGAGGAGCACCTTCAATCAGCAATTCAGCATCACTAAGAGGGGTACCTTAGGTTGATCGTATGTACAGGTAGCTCACTCAGGTTGTTCATGAGGAAACAATAACAAAGAAAACCACTCCTGATTTCTTTCCTCCTTTTTCCTTTCCAGTGATCACAAGAGAAATAATTCTTCTATGCTCGTTGATGAGTGCTGACAACAAAAGGGGAAATGAATAAAAAAAGGCAAATGAAAATCAAGCGCTGAGAAAGTTGATTTATCTGATTCAGCTGAGTATTCTAGCCTTAATTCGTGGGGCTATAACTGGATGATGTCTGTGTATTCAGATTTTTGtgatatcaaacacatatgtGCTAATTTGAACTTGCAGCCAATGACACCTATTTGTCAGTTTAATAAAACCAGTTTAATATAGGATCTATGATAAACATGGGTTGGATAAATTATTGAATCTAGTTTGCAAACAGTTTAGTTACTCTTTATTCAGTTATTTCTTTGCGTTGATGCTGGAAAACTTGTAGCCTTATTCTTGTCgttctatgattttcaaattgcAGGAAATGCTACCTGAGTATATACACATGCGTGTTGCTGAATCTATTCTTTTTGCTGGTAAAGCTGTTAGGGTTCTAAGAAACCCAACTACTAACTTTAGACTACAAGAATCCTTTATGCGCCAATTGGTTCTAAAAGGATCTTCTAGAGTTCAAAGTTATATTGAAACTTTTAGTTCCCAAAGGGAAGTATCTCCAGCTATGAATTTGATTGCTGAAGATCTGCTTCCACAATCTGAGGCTGACAAAATTGATGCAATGCTTAAAGAGCTAAAGGTTTTCCCCCTTCAGTATATGTCATGTTTATAGCATTTTTTACAGATCCAAACTTTTCCGCATGCCAAATTTTTTGTTTCTTCTATACTTAAAATGTTTATGCTTTAACCTGGTAATATTTTATGCAGAAATCATCTGAGTTCCAGAAAAGGTTGTTTGAATCTGCTGTAGGTTCAATTCGCATAATTGCAGCTAATCATCTTTGGCAGGTAACTCCTACTCGTATATATGACCACTACACACTATGTACTCTTTTTGATCTAATACTTAACTACTACATACCTGTAAAAGCTTGTGGTCGTGCGTGCTGATCTAAATGGACACCTGAAAGCTCTGAAAGATTACTTTTTATTAGCAAAAGGTGATTTCTTCCAGGTAAAATGCTAATAAAATTGTATGGTCCTTTATGTACTATTTTATATACTTGACTGTAAATGCATTTTAATACTTAACACTATTTCTTCTTGAAAGCCTCTACTATTTTAATTTCACTCTTTCCGTGCTGTTTTATATGCTTGATTCTAACACCATGCTCAATTGTAAGTGTTTTCTTGAAGAGAGCCGCCAATTGATGCGCCTACCTCCTCGTCAATCTACTGCTGAAGCAGATTTGATGGTCCCTTTCCAGTTGGTAAGGCTTAATTATTATAAATTCATGCAATTTAACATCGTTTCTGTAAAATGTCTTATGCCCATCATCTTATGAAACAACTTCTTTACATATTAC from Zingiber officinale cultivar Zhangliang chromosome 4A, Zo_v1.1, whole genome shotgun sequence includes the following:
- the LOC121969476 gene encoding gamma-tubulin complex component 4-like translates to MLHELLLALLGFTGDFVIDEREQAETLGLDSHHQFPEEPTFKLAPDLSFLHPSERSLIERLVSLGFYYKELDQFATKSRNLSFIHSAKSFSLSQDLEVQKDKVRKGSAYRRTVANGLVEILSVYRAAVLQIEQNLLSDPLPILATVTQGLNKFEVLLPPLYELVVEIEREDIRGGQLLNLLHKRCHCGVPELQACIQRLLWHGHQVMYNQLASWMVYGILQDQHGEFFIQRQDGRSDDSELSHSEQIKKFMEKSADDTTLTDWHSGFHISLEMLPEYIHMRVAESILFAGKAVRVLRNPTTNFRLQESFMRQLVLKGSSRVQSYIETFSSQREVSPAMNLIAEDLLPQSEADKIDAMLKELKKSSEFQKRLFESAVGSIRIIAANHLWQLVVVRADLNGHLKALKDYFLLAKGDFFQCFLEESRQLMRLPPRQSTAEADLMVPFQLAALKTVGDEDKYFSRVSLRMPSFGINVSTSQVDLKTKSVAMTIPSQGKTSSESSVDGWDGMALEYSVDWPLQLFFTQEVISKYRKVFQYLIRLKRTQMELEKSWAAVMHQDHIDFAKNRRDRKNNFIPLHRRQRSTPMWRVREHMIFLIRNLQFYIQVDVIESQWNLLQAHLQDSHDFTELVGFHQEYLAALISQSFLDIGSVSRILDSIMKLCLQFCWSIEQYEGNANMSELEHIAEEFNKKSNSLYTILRSSRLAGSQRAPFLRQFLMRLNFNSFFEQTARGVLNVVRARPTMPLQQE